A single Ochrobactrum sp. BTU1 DNA region contains:
- a CDS encoding SLC13 family permease, translating into MTHQQILSFAVIILMMGAFIWGKFRYDIVALCSLLLAVAVGVVPFDQAFTGFSDDIVIIVGSALIVSAGVARSGLMQEAVQRFLPDINSVRLQLAVLVAIVTVLSAFVKNVGALAIMIPVAFQFARRSNVSPSTFLMPMAFGALLGGLMTQVGTSPNIVVSRIRGEMVGEPFTMFDFTPVGAVLAAVGLVYLVTFYWLVPQRSRENISLDETIKIKNYASEASVLANSTIVGKRISDLIKPAEGEAMVTSIIRKNSRITPLPDTVIVENDVVLLEGDPKALDTVVSTGKLTLSKNRNPSETSGSTEIETVEAVIGTNSRLVGLNAQQLDLYARYEVNLLAVSRPGQRISERLSEVRLSFGDVVVLQGRQASLSNFLTEFELLPLARRKLMLGSVRRGLIPLAILIVAIGATALSLVPVAVAFFAAAVAMLLFKVIPINEVYDEIDGPILVMLAALIPVSDALRTTGGTELIAEGLASIGHQLPPAGALALILVTAMMVTPFLNNAATVLVMAPIATSFASGLGFKPEAFLMAVAIGAGCDFLTPIGHQCNTLVMGPGGYKFSDYPRLGLPLSIIIALVTVPALMFFWPLR; encoded by the coding sequence ATGACCCATCAGCAGATACTGTCCTTCGCAGTGATTATTCTCATGATGGGGGCATTTATCTGGGGCAAATTTCGCTACGATATTGTGGCTCTCTGTTCACTGCTGCTGGCAGTCGCAGTCGGTGTTGTGCCTTTCGACCAGGCGTTTACCGGTTTCAGCGACGATATCGTCATTATTGTCGGCAGTGCTCTAATTGTAAGTGCTGGGGTCGCCCGTTCGGGCCTGATGCAGGAAGCCGTGCAACGATTTTTGCCGGATATAAACAGCGTGCGATTGCAGCTCGCGGTTCTGGTTGCCATTGTGACCGTTCTATCCGCATTTGTGAAGAATGTCGGCGCGCTCGCGATCATGATCCCGGTTGCCTTTCAGTTTGCGCGACGCTCCAACGTCTCACCTTCTACCTTTTTGATGCCGATGGCATTTGGTGCACTTCTTGGTGGCCTGATGACCCAAGTGGGTACCTCGCCCAATATCGTCGTTTCTCGAATAAGAGGTGAAATGGTTGGTGAGCCATTCACAATGTTTGACTTCACCCCAGTCGGCGCTGTTCTGGCAGCAGTAGGGCTTGTCTATCTGGTTACGTTTTATTGGCTGGTTCCGCAGCGCAGCCGTGAAAATATTTCACTCGACGAAACCATCAAGATCAAGAATTACGCTTCAGAAGCAAGCGTGCTTGCCAACTCTACCATCGTCGGCAAGCGCATCAGCGATCTCATCAAGCCCGCCGAGGGCGAAGCTATGGTGACGTCAATCATTCGCAAAAACAGCCGCATTACGCCTTTGCCCGATACTGTGATCGTCGAGAACGATGTCGTTCTGCTTGAAGGTGATCCCAAAGCACTAGATACGGTCGTCAGCACTGGCAAGCTTACACTGTCGAAGAACCGCAACCCATCAGAAACGAGCGGCTCCACAGAAATCGAAACGGTTGAAGCTGTGATCGGAACCAATTCCCGGCTCGTTGGCCTCAATGCGCAACAGTTGGATCTTTACGCCCGCTATGAGGTCAATCTGCTGGCGGTCAGTCGTCCCGGTCAGCGTATTTCCGAACGTCTCAGTGAAGTGCGTTTGAGTTTTGGCGATGTTGTGGTTCTGCAAGGCAGACAGGCAAGCCTATCAAACTTTCTGACAGAATTTGAGCTGCTGCCACTGGCTCGCCGCAAGTTGATGCTTGGCAGTGTGAGGCGCGGGCTTATCCCGCTTGCAATCCTGATTGTAGCCATTGGCGCTACCGCGCTCAGTCTTGTTCCCGTTGCCGTGGCATTCTTTGCTGCCGCTGTTGCGATGCTACTTTTCAAGGTCATACCGATCAATGAGGTCTATGACGAGATTGACGGGCCTATTCTGGTGATGCTCGCAGCGCTTATCCCGGTATCCGATGCTTTAAGAACAACGGGTGGCACTGAACTGATTGCAGAAGGCTTGGCCAGTATCGGTCACCAGCTACCACCCGCCGGCGCGCTGGCGCTTATTCTGGTTACGGCCATGATGGTTACGCCGTTTCTCAATAATGCGGCAACTGTGCTGGTGATGGCTCCAATTGCGACAAGCTTTGCATCCGGCCTTGGCTTTAAACCGGAAGCTTTTCTTATGGCGGTGGCAATCGGTGCTGGTTGCGATTTTCTCACACCAATCGGACACCAGTGTAATACGCTTGTGATGGGACCGGGCGGCTACAAATTCAGCGATTATCCGAGGCTTGGACTGCCGCTATCAATTATTATCGCACTCGTAACTGTGCCTGCACTGATGTTCTTCTGGCCTCTAAGATAA
- a CDS encoding sn-glycerol-3-phosphate import ATP-binding protein UgpC, producing the protein MSKIILDNVRKSYAGGIEVIKGVSLEIKDGEFVVLVGPSGCGKSTLLRMIAGLEGITAGTISIGDRVVNDVEPAERDIAMVFQNYALYPHMSVRDNLAYGLKNRKTPKDEIERRIAKAAKALEIEQFLDRKPRQLSGGQRQRVAMGRAIVREPAAFLFDEPLSNLDAKLRVQMRVEIKRLQRSLGTTSVYVTHDQMEAMTMADRLVVLNAGNIEQVGTPIELYEKPASTFVATFIGSPSMNLLESGEKNLWQPGKAITLPSDKYTFGVRPEDIRIIENGEPEADGFNAEVRIEAIELVGAESYIHSSLTDGKPLIFRVQGRSEHTIDEVVKIGASAKDVHIFGADGRRAGN; encoded by the coding sequence ATGAGCAAGATCATTCTTGATAATGTCCGCAAGAGCTATGCCGGCGGTATTGAAGTAATCAAAGGCGTTTCGCTGGAAATCAAGGACGGTGAATTCGTCGTTCTCGTCGGTCCATCTGGCTGCGGCAAGTCTACGCTTCTGCGCATGATTGCAGGCCTTGAAGGCATCACTGCGGGCACAATTTCTATTGGTGATCGCGTTGTGAACGATGTGGAACCGGCAGAACGTGACATCGCAATGGTATTTCAGAACTATGCGCTCTACCCGCATATGTCGGTTCGCGATAACCTCGCCTATGGCTTGAAGAACCGTAAAACGCCAAAGGACGAAATCGAGCGCCGCATTGCCAAGGCTGCGAAAGCACTTGAAATCGAGCAGTTCCTTGATCGCAAGCCCCGTCAGCTTTCTGGTGGTCAGCGTCAGCGCGTTGCTATGGGTCGCGCTATCGTGCGCGAACCGGCTGCATTCCTTTTTGATGAGCCACTGTCGAACCTAGACGCAAAACTGCGCGTGCAGATGCGCGTTGAAATCAAGCGTCTCCAGCGGTCGCTTGGAACAACCAGCGTGTATGTAACTCACGACCAGATGGAAGCCATGACCATGGCAGACCGTCTAGTGGTGCTGAACGCAGGCAATATCGAACAGGTTGGCACGCCAATCGAACTTTACGAAAAGCCAGCTTCGACCTTTGTTGCGACCTTCATCGGCTCACCGTCCATGAACCTTCTGGAAAGCGGCGAGAAGAACCTTTGGCAGCCGGGCAAGGCTATAACGCTTCCTTCGGACAAATACACGTTCGGCGTGCGCCCGGAAGATATTCGCATCATCGAGAACGGTGAACCGGAAGCCGACGGATTCAATGCAGAAGTTCGCATCGAAGCCATCGAACTCGTTGGTGCTGAAAGCTATATCCATAGTTCACTCACTGACGGCAAGCCGCTGATCTTCCGCGTTCAGGGCCGTTCTGAACATACGATTGATGAAGTTGTGAAGATTGGTGCGTCGGCAAAAGACGTTCATATTTTTGGTGCCGACGGTCGTCGCGCAGGCAACTAA
- the ugpA gene encoding sn-glycerol-3-phosphate ABC transporter permease UgpA yields MQKVTFPNKILPYVLLAPQIILTVIFFFWPASQAIYQSFMREDAFGLKSTFVGLANFTNVLADSNYLHSVQVTIVFNLLTAFVAMGAALLLATAADRVIRGKTFYRTLLIWPYAVAPAVAGMLWLFMFNPAMGTLAYLLRSSGFAWDPLLNGNQAMAMIVGAAAWKQISYNFLFFVAGLQAIPKSLIEAAAIDGARGARRFWSIVFPLLAPTTFFLLVVNTVYAFFDTFGIIHAVTGGGPAKATETLVYKVYNDGFVNLNLGSSSAQSVILMIIVIALTAFQFRFIEKRVHYS; encoded by the coding sequence GTGCAGAAAGTCACGTTTCCAAATAAAATCTTACCCTACGTCCTGCTGGCACCGCAGATCATATTGACTGTGATCTTCTTCTTCTGGCCAGCAAGTCAGGCGATTTATCAGTCCTTCATGCGTGAAGACGCATTCGGGCTCAAATCTACATTCGTTGGGTTAGCCAATTTTACCAATGTGCTAGCCGACTCGAATTATCTTCATTCCGTTCAGGTTACAATTGTCTTCAATCTTCTGACCGCTTTTGTTGCCATGGGCGCAGCCTTGTTGCTTGCAACCGCTGCCGACCGTGTCATTCGCGGCAAGACATTCTATCGTACCCTTCTTATCTGGCCTTATGCGGTAGCGCCCGCCGTTGCAGGTATGCTGTGGTTGTTTATGTTCAATCCAGCTATGGGCACGCTTGCCTATCTGCTTCGCAGCAGTGGTTTTGCATGGGACCCGTTGCTCAATGGTAATCAGGCAATGGCTATGATCGTGGGTGCTGCAGCCTGGAAACAGATTTCCTACAATTTCCTGTTCTTTGTCGCAGGACTTCAGGCAATTCCGAAATCGCTTATTGAAGCAGCGGCCATTGATGGCGCGCGCGGCGCGCGGCGTTTCTGGTCGATCGTATTCCCGCTTCTGGCACCAACCACATTCTTCCTGCTGGTGGTCAATACGGTCTACGCGTTCTTCGATACGTTCGGCATTATCCATGCTGTAACCGGCGGCGGCCCTGCCAAAGCCACTGAAACCCTGGTCTACAAGGTTTATAACGACGGCTTCGTCAATCTTAACCTCGGCTCCTCCTCGGCGCAGTCGGTTATTCTGATGATTATCGTGATCGCCCTGACCGCATTCCAGTTCCGCTTCATTGAGAAGCGCGTGCATTATTCGTGA
- a CDS encoding fumarylacetoacetate hydrolase family protein: protein MNKPGGISVQDKHTLNSSIILPEDSASAVLIGRVWSKAENGPCPVLVINGHVHDLSSLSATVSGLLERRELVGELNDISRFANLGALDDYLSGEKGELLAPIDLQSIKAAGVTFADSMLERVIEEQAKGDPSRAREVRDRLAPVIGDSLRGVAAGSEKAAQVKALLQEMGLWSQYLEVGIGPDAEIFTKSQPMSSMGCGSTVGILPISQWNNPEPEVVLAVASDGRIVGATLGNDVNLRDVEGRSALLLGKAKDNNASCAIGPFIRLFDGNFTMDVLRKLKLSLKVTGTDGFEMTGESPMEAISRDPENLAGQMMNRNHQYPDGAVLFLGTMFAPVKDRRGAGQGFTHEIGDKVEISTPKLGRLVNWVDRTDNCAEWTFGVRALIQNLQKRNLLDRI from the coding sequence ATGAACAAACCGGGAGGAATATCCGTGCAAGACAAGCATACTCTGAACTCGTCCATCATTTTGCCTGAAGACAGCGCGTCGGCAGTGCTCATTGGGCGCGTCTGGTCGAAGGCTGAAAATGGTCCCTGCCCAGTATTGGTTATAAATGGCCATGTGCATGATCTTTCCAGCCTTTCTGCAACCGTATCGGGTCTGCTGGAGCGCAGGGAGTTGGTGGGTGAGCTGAATGATATCAGCCGTTTTGCTAACCTTGGTGCGCTTGACGATTATCTTTCTGGCGAAAAGGGTGAATTGCTTGCGCCAATTGATCTTCAGTCTATTAAGGCTGCAGGTGTTACGTTCGCCGACAGTATGCTCGAACGTGTGATTGAAGAGCAGGCAAAGGGTGATCCAAGCCGTGCGCGTGAAGTACGCGACCGTCTTGCACCTGTCATCGGCGACAGTCTGCGCGGAGTAGCTGCAGGTTCTGAGAAGGCGGCACAGGTCAAGGCGTTGCTTCAGGAAATGGGCCTCTGGTCGCAGTATCTGGAAGTCGGCATTGGCCCGGATGCTGAAATCTTCACAAAGTCGCAGCCAATGTCTTCGATGGGTTGCGGTTCTACTGTCGGCATTCTGCCAATTTCACAATGGAACAATCCCGAGCCAGAAGTGGTGCTTGCTGTTGCATCTGACGGCCGTATCGTTGGCGCAACGCTTGGCAACGACGTCAATCTTCGTGACGTGGAAGGTCGCTCGGCACTTCTGCTCGGCAAAGCCAAGGACAACAACGCATCATGCGCCATTGGTCCATTTATCCGGCTCTTTGACGGCAATTTTACGATGGATGTTTTGCGTAAGCTCAAGCTGTCGCTGAAAGTAACAGGTACTGACGGCTTCGAAATGACCGGCGAAAGCCCCATGGAGGCGATCAGCCGGGATCCGGAAAACCTTGCCGGGCAGATGATGAACCGCAACCATCAGTATCCGGATGGCGCTGTTCTTTTCCTCGGCACCATGTTTGCACCGGTCAAAGATCGTCGGGGTGCTGGTCAAGGATTTACGCACGAAATCGGAGACAAGGTGGAGATTTCGACGCCTAAGCTTGGACGACTGGTCAACTGGGTCGATCGCACCGATAATTGCGCCGAATGGACTTTCGGTGTTCGCGCGCTGATCCAGAACCTGCAGAAGCGCAATCTACTAGACAGAATTTGA
- a CDS encoding FadR family transcriptional regulator translates to MFGEIRRNEQLPARIASEIVRQITEGSFLPGQKLPTEHNLAQSFGVSRSVIREAIAQLRNEGLIETRQGVGAFVTEPDRRQSIRIEPETLADKDHFQSLFQLRMALEIEAAGLAAVHHTAEDMHRLDAALADMTGRAKWTSEGIAADLAFHRALAAATHNEYFPLVLGFVAERISLAIRAARARAVLAEIVEITIAEHQAIRDAIAVGNPLKAREVMRQHIVGAASRVNLKLETF, encoded by the coding sequence GTGTTCGGTGAAATCAGGCGCAACGAGCAACTTCCGGCCCGTATTGCTTCAGAGATTGTGCGACAGATAACTGAAGGCAGTTTTCTGCCTGGGCAAAAACTGCCGACCGAACACAATCTTGCACAGAGCTTCGGCGTTAGCCGTTCGGTCATCCGTGAAGCGATTGCCCAGTTGCGTAATGAAGGATTGATCGAAACGCGTCAGGGTGTTGGTGCATTCGTCACTGAACCCGACCGTCGCCAATCAATCCGCATTGAACCAGAAACACTTGCTGACAAAGATCATTTTCAAAGTCTGTTTCAGCTTCGGATGGCACTGGAGATTGAGGCAGCAGGCCTTGCCGCTGTGCATCATACAGCCGAAGACATGCATCGGCTTGACGCGGCTCTTGCCGACATGACTGGCCGAGCAAAATGGACGAGCGAGGGGATCGCTGCCGACCTTGCGTTTCACCGTGCGCTCGCAGCTGCGACTCATAATGAATATTTTCCGCTTGTTCTGGGCTTTGTAGCTGAGAGGATCAGTCTGGCAATTCGTGCTGCGCGCGCGCGTGCCGTGCTTGCAGAGATCGTTGAAATCACTATCGCAGAACATCAAGCGATCCGCGATGCGATTGCGGTGGGCAATCCACTCAAAGCGCGAGAGGTCATGCGCCAGCACATCGTGGGTGCAGCCAGCCGCGTCAATCTCAAGCTCGAAACATTTTAA
- a CDS encoding DUF2938 domain-containing protein, producing the protein MLTLIINGILIGIGATIVMDLWALVLSMFPGQSRPNWGLVGRWFWHLRDGHIFHDDISASKPYAHEVALGWLGHYVVGILYGIVFALYGGAEWFANPIFFPAWMFGIVTVAAGWFLLQPGLGIGWAASRLPNARNVRILNLVAHTFFALGMYGTGILLKVIV; encoded by the coding sequence ATGCTTACTCTCATCATCAACGGTATATTGATCGGAATTGGTGCGACGATCGTGATGGACCTCTGGGCCCTCGTTCTATCGATGTTTCCGGGGCAATCTCGTCCCAACTGGGGGCTCGTTGGCCGTTGGTTCTGGCATTTGCGCGACGGACACATCTTCCATGACGATATCTCAGCATCCAAGCCTTACGCGCACGAAGTTGCGCTGGGCTGGCTTGGCCATTATGTCGTGGGCATCCTTTATGGCATCGTCTTTGCACTCTATGGCGGCGCCGAATGGTTTGCGAACCCAATTTTCTTCCCCGCATGGATGTTCGGCATTGTGACGGTTGCAGCTGGGTGGTTTCTGCTTCAACCAGGATTGGGAATCGGCTGGGCCGCATCGCGTTTGCCAAACGCGCGAAATGTCCGTATCCTCAATCTTGTTGCCCATACATTTTTCGCTTTGGGCATGTATGGAACCGGTATCCTATTGAAAGTAATTGTTTAA
- a CDS encoding NCS2 family permease, protein MLEKLFKLQEHGTSVRTEVIAGVTTFLTMSYIIFVNPDILSTTGMDRNAVFVATCLAAALGSIVMALVANWPIGMAPGMGLNAFFAFTVVGAMGFSWQQALGAVFISGIIFLFLTVTGIRRWLVEGIPHSLRSAIAAGIGMFLALIGLKSAGVVVDNPATLVGLGDLREAGPLLAIAGFFIIAALDALKVRGAILIGILVVTIASISLGITQFGGVFSAPPSLAPTFLQLDIMGALHTGILHVILVFVLVEVFDATGTLIGVAKRGGLIEPGKQNRLGKALFADSTAILGGSLLGTSSTTAYVESASGVQAGGRTGLTALVVALLFLAALFISPLAGSVPAYATAPALVYVACLMMRELSEIKWDEITEAAPAALTALSIPFTYSIANGLAFGFISYVVLKSVTGKAREVHLATWIVAALFVIRFAFFPE, encoded by the coding sequence ATGCTGGAAAAGCTGTTCAAATTGCAGGAACATGGCACGTCGGTGAGAACGGAAGTGATCGCTGGTGTGACCACCTTCCTGACGATGTCTTACATTATCTTCGTCAATCCTGATATTCTGTCCACTACGGGGATGGATCGCAATGCGGTATTCGTAGCCACCTGTCTTGCGGCAGCTCTTGGTTCGATTGTCATGGCGCTTGTCGCCAATTGGCCAATCGGCATGGCACCCGGCATGGGCCTCAATGCTTTCTTCGCCTTTACCGTTGTTGGCGCCATGGGTTTTTCCTGGCAGCAGGCACTCGGCGCGGTCTTCATTTCGGGTATCATCTTCCTGTTCCTGACGGTGACAGGTATTCGGCGTTGGCTGGTTGAAGGTATTCCGCATTCGCTAAGAAGTGCGATTGCTGCCGGTATCGGTATGTTCCTGGCGCTGATCGGTTTGAAGAGCGCAGGCGTTGTCGTTGATAATCCTGCAACGCTCGTCGGTCTTGGCGATCTGCGCGAAGCTGGTCCTCTTCTGGCGATTGCTGGTTTCTTCATAATTGCAGCCCTCGATGCGCTCAAGGTTCGCGGTGCGATCCTGATCGGTATTCTTGTCGTTACCATTGCGTCGATTTCGCTTGGCATTACGCAGTTTGGTGGCGTGTTCTCCGCTCCTCCAAGCCTCGCGCCAACTTTCCTGCAACTCGACATCATGGGCGCTTTGCACACAGGCATTCTGCACGTCATTCTGGTTTTTGTGCTGGTCGAAGTGTTTGATGCGACTGGTACGCTGATTGGTGTTGCCAAGCGTGGCGGTCTGATTGAGCCGGGCAAACAAAATCGTCTGGGTAAAGCGTTGTTTGCAGACAGCACCGCAATTCTAGGTGGTTCCCTGCTCGGTACGTCTTCCACGACTGCTTATGTTGAAAGCGCTTCTGGGGTTCAGGCTGGTGGTCGGACAGGTCTTACGGCACTCGTCGTCGCCCTTCTATTCCTCGCGGCGCTATTTATTTCGCCACTGGCTGGTTCTGTACCTGCCTATGCAACGGCACCGGCGCTTGTCTATGTCGCATGTCTGATGATGCGCGAACTCTCCGAAATCAAGTGGGACGAAATCACGGAAGCAGCTCCAGCCGCTCTTACGGCACTCTCCATTCCGTTCACCTACTCTATCGCCAACGGTTTGGCTTTCGGCTTCATCAGCTACGTTGTGCTGAAGTCTGTAACGGGCAAGGCTCGTGAAGTTCACTTGGCGACCTGGATCGTCGCGGCACTATTTGTGATCCGCTTCGCATTCTTCCCAGAATAA
- the ugpE gene encoding sn-glycerol-3-phosphate ABC transporter permease UgpE, with product MIEKRPVSNLLGHLILIIGIIVVAFPIYYTFVASTLTSGDIIRPPIQLLPGGHMIENYGDAIFGGVERVVGVSLERLLWNSFVVAMLIAVGKIIISFMSAFAIVFFRFPFRMFFFWMIFVTLMLPVEVRILPTYKVIVDLGMIDTYAGLTLPLMASATATFLFRQFFLTIPGELVEAARIDNAGPFRFMRDILLPLSKTNIAALFVILFIYGWTQYLWPLLVTNDAKMNTIIIGLRRMVDFADASTPWNYVMVTAILAIIPPILVVVLMQRWFVKGLVETEK from the coding sequence ATGATTGAAAAACGCCCAGTCTCAAATCTGTTAGGCCATCTGATCCTCATTATCGGGATCATCGTGGTTGCCTTTCCGATCTATTATACCTTTGTCGCTTCGACACTTACCTCAGGCGATATTATTCGCCCGCCAATCCAGCTTCTGCCCGGTGGGCATATGATAGAGAACTATGGCGATGCTATTTTCGGTGGCGTTGAGCGTGTGGTTGGCGTGAGCCTCGAACGGCTTCTATGGAACTCGTTCGTTGTTGCGATGTTGATCGCAGTCGGCAAGATTATCATTTCTTTCATGTCGGCTTTCGCGATTGTGTTCTTTCGCTTTCCGTTCCGCATGTTCTTCTTCTGGATGATCTTCGTCACGCTCATGCTACCGGTCGAAGTACGCATCCTGCCGACTTATAAGGTCATCGTCGATCTTGGCATGATCGATACCTATGCAGGCCTCACGCTACCTCTTATGGCATCGGCCACAGCGACGTTCCTCTTCCGTCAGTTCTTCCTCACCATTCCGGGTGAGCTGGTAGAAGCTGCACGCATCGACAATGCAGGACCGTTCCGCTTCATGCGCGATATCCTGTTGCCACTGTCAAAGACGAATATCGCCGCCCTCTTCGTCATTCTCTTCATTTATGGCTGGACCCAGTATCTTTGGCCGCTGCTCGTTACCAACGATGCGAAAATGAACACCATCATCATCGGCTTGCGTCGTATGGTGGATTTCGCTGATGCTTCCACACCGTGGAACTACGTCATGGTAACGGCCATTCTGGCTATCATACCGCCGATCCTCGTTGTTGTGCTAATGCAGCGCTGGTTCGTCAAAGGTCTCGTGGAAACGGAAAAATAA
- a CDS encoding nucleoside deaminase — MTPDELKLLEKLIEVVEKDIIPLTEQGVAEGNKVFGAALLNKSDLSLVLAETNNETENPLWHGEVHTLKRFYEMPEQGRPNTKEMVFLSTHEPCSMCLSAITWSGFDNFYYLFSHEDSRDAFSIPHDLKILKEVFTLEPGGYNRDNSFWHSHSLPKMVASLPEPDRSRLEKRLDAIRTKYDAMSVTYQSSKDANAIPLS; from the coding sequence ATGACACCGGATGAATTGAAACTGCTCGAAAAACTGATTGAGGTAGTCGAAAAAGACATCATACCCCTGACGGAACAGGGCGTTGCAGAAGGCAACAAGGTCTTTGGTGCAGCTCTACTGAACAAGTCTGACTTATCTCTGGTGCTTGCCGAAACTAATAATGAGACCGAAAATCCGCTGTGGCACGGCGAAGTCCATACTTTGAAGCGTTTCTATGAAATGCCTGAGCAGGGACGTCCGAATACGAAGGAAATGGTTTTCCTCTCCACCCATGAGCCATGCTCCATGTGCTTGTCTGCGATAACCTGGAGTGGTTTCGATAATTTCTACTATCTCTTTAGCCACGAAGATTCACGCGATGCTTTTTCGATCCCACATGACCTGAAAATTCTCAAGGAAGTCTTCACCCTGGAGCCGGGTGGATACAATCGCGACAACAGTTTCTGGCACAGCCATTCTCTTCCGAAGATGGTGGCTTCGCTTCCGGAGCCTGATCGCTCACGGCTGGAAAAGCGACTTGATGCTATTCGCACAAAATATGACGCAATGTCAGTCACTTACCAATCTTCCAAAGATGCCAACGCCATTCCATTAAGCTAA
- a CDS encoding gluconokinase, whose protein sequence is MNLHIIVMGVSGSGKSTVGEKLAEALHLPFLEGDSLHPKSNVDKMASGIPLQDEDRWPWLYKIGERMAAAEQGLIVSCSSLKRSYRDRLRAAVGGKLAFLFLDGSFEVLHEHMGHRTGHFMPVTMLESQLATLESPVGEPLVFRADVVDPIEKIVAESLEWVRSTNAQLS, encoded by the coding sequence ATGAATTTGCATATCATCGTTATGGGTGTGTCCGGGTCTGGAAAATCGACGGTTGGCGAAAAGTTGGCAGAGGCTCTTCATCTGCCCTTTCTTGAGGGTGACAGTCTTCACCCAAAATCCAACGTCGATAAAATGGCGTCTGGCATTCCTTTGCAGGATGAGGACCGATGGCCGTGGCTTTATAAAATCGGCGAACGAATGGCCGCTGCAGAGCAGGGGCTTATTGTTTCGTGTTCGTCGTTGAAAAGGAGCTATCGGGATCGCTTGCGCGCAGCAGTCGGCGGGAAACTGGCTTTTTTGTTTCTCGATGGAAGCTTTGAAGTTCTGCATGAACATATGGGGCATCGTACTGGCCATTTTATGCCGGTAACAATGCTGGAGAGCCAGCTTGCCACGCTGGAAAGCCCTGTTGGTGAACCTTTGGTGTTCCGGGCCGATGTCGTCGATCCGATTGAGAAAATCGTCGCAGAAAGCCTTGAGTGGGTCCGCTCTACGAATGCTCAGTTATCTTAG
- a CDS encoding DUF1127 domain-containing protein — MNIRQKFQQYVSRRRALRELGAMDDHLLSDIGVSRSQIQSAVFGK, encoded by the coding sequence ATGAACATTCGTCAGAAATTCCAGCAGTACGTTTCCCGTCGTCGCGCCCTTCGTGAACTAGGTGCAATGGACGACCATCTTCTTTCCGATATCGGCGTATCGCGGTCGCAGATCCAGAGCGCAGTTTTCGGTAAGTAA